Below is a genomic region from Telmatobacter sp. DSM 110680.
CGTAAGTGAATCAAGTCAGTAGCGATGATTGCAAGGGGAGTGCCGCTCGACAGTCAGCGCGTAACTATTACTTTTTGTGCATTGCCACCTCACCTTTCTAGGGCCACACTCTTCTAAACAGAATCCCTTTAATTGAAGAGGAACAGGTGTACGGATTAAACCCAACACGTTTCCTATTGGCGTATCGTTGCAGCGATGATGGTATCTTCCGCTCAATCTGTCCCCGCTGCCTTCAAACCATCGCGCAGAGCGCCCGTGAGGCAGACCTTCAGCATGCAGAGGACAGCCACGTCTGTAATCCGGCGATGGTCGAACGCTATCGCGGCTTGAGTAAAGCGGTCTCAGATTATCGCGTGGAAAGTAGGGGACATGTCTCTAGGGATAGTAGACAGTTGAGACTTTTAGGAGTTGCGCGAACTGCTGACCCAAACCGGCAGTGAGGCTTCGCTCTAAAGGAGCCGCCTTTCGCACAGTAAGCAATACAACCAAAAACATTTCAGGTGGAAGAGGGCCGCCGTCGTAGACTTTTCGCATGGCTGATTCTGGCATCGGTCCTCATCTTGTTTCCAAAATTCATATCAAACTGTGCTCAGTCTGCGGAAAGGAATCCCCCCGGATGTGAAGCCATCCCTGAGTAAAGCATTCGCTGAGCATGCCCGCAGGGAGCACATTCGAATATCGCGAGAAAACGTGACCAAGCGAGACTAGCTCTGGAAAATCCAAACGTTTGATCGCGATTCACCCGACTCTCTTATTGGCCTCAATCCGCTGCATTTTTGATCTTCATTGGACAGTTCAGCAATACAGACATTCAAACGAGCAATCAGGCATAAGGGTTGGCAACCTGGCGGCCCAAAATAACGAACGGAGTCCCGGACAATAATGCTCATGTGAAGGATCCTGTGGCGCAGTTTTCATCCGATGCTGGAGTGAATGTGGCGCAGTTTTTGATGGGTGCGCAGGCCTGATGTGCGCCGGCGGGAAATCCGACACAAATTGGACAATTATGGCCCATGGATATCCAGCATAAGCTATGCATATATAGGGAGATACATAGATATAATCTCTCTTTACGGTAGTGGTTTTCGATGATGCCGAAACAGGGCAAAAGACGAGAATCCCTGGTCTTTGGCCGCCTCTGCTCGAGTCAGATTATTCTGTTCGCCCAGGATCCGCGCCGACATGTCGGCAGCGCTCATGCCCACGGATGAGAACTGGAACTTGCGGCCGGGGAATCCCTTCAGGGTGATGCCGCTGGAGAGACGGATGCAACCGTTCCTTCGATCTCGTCGACCGGGGCGGTGAAGCGGCAGTTCTCCATGCGAACGACAGAGTCCTTGGTCTGACGGACACGATCGAGGATCCGCTGGTATTCGATCTCGAGTTCGGTATTGCCCTGGGCTTCTTTACCCACCTTCTGGCGGAAGGTGTTGTACTCGCGCGAGTAGGGCGCGATGTCGGCGAGGATCGCCATCTTGTGAATGTCGGGATAGTCTTCGGGGTTTACGTCCTTGAGTTCAGAGCGGCAGCCCTGAAAGATACTCGTCATTTTCATCTGTGGGGGTTTGACTCTAAATCCTAGTTGAGTATATACTCATCGTGTATTATCAATCCCGGCGGCTGATTCCCCGAAGGCCGTCCATCCGGAGACACAGTATGAAGGTTGCACCCATTTCCCCTGCCGTTTTCGCCGAATATCGCCGCTACGCCTCGGCCCGCTTGTTCGGCCGCTTCATCCAGGGCGCCCGTCTGGCCCGGGGATGCTCGATCACGGAGTTAGCCCCGCTGGCCTGCATGGAGTCCTCTGACTGGGAGGCTCTTGAGGAGGGACAGTGGTTCCCTGACACCATCAGTCATATGCAGTTGATCCTTGATGCCCTGGCCATGCCGTGGGATGCAATGGCCGAGATGCTTCTGTTGTGCGACCCGGTCTGGAACACCCCCGGTAGCGTCCATTACTCATAACCAGATAAACTCACCTCCGAGAGGGGGTGAGAAAGATCAAGAAAGCCGAAGAACCGGAGTTGAAACGCATGAATCTCAATGTTCCCATCGAGTTGCACAACGCTTTTAAGGCAACCACTGCTTCGCAGGGCCTCAACATGACCGACGTGCTGATGGAGTTTATTAAGGACTACGTCGCCAAGAACTCTCCAAAGGGACGGCGCAAGTGAAACGCGCCGTCCTTTATATGAGGGTCTCGACCGTCGATCAAAATCCCGAGACCCAATTACACGACCTACACCAGATGGCCGCACAGCGCGGTTATGAGATCGTGCATGAGTATGTCGACCGGATCAGCGGCACCAAGGCAAAACGGCCAGGCCTCGATCAGATGATGACCGATGCCCGCCGCGGCCGGTTCGACGTCGTCATGGTCTGGGCATGCGATCGCATCGCCCGCTCCACCCGGCACTTCCTTGAAGTGCTCGACGAGTTAAGCAGAATCGAAGTCGAGTTCTTGAGCTTCCGGGAAAACATCGATACCGGCGGTCCGCTCGGAAGAGCCATCGTCGTGATCATCGCCGCGATCGCTGAACTCGAACGTGGACTGATCGTCGAACGGGTCCGCGCCGGCATGCGCCGGGCACGCTTGGAAGGTCTCCGCATCGGTCGAGCTCCGCTGACGCTGGACCGCGAAGCAATCCGTCGCGATCGCTGTCACGGCCGCAGCATCAGAGCCATCGCCAAAGAACATGGCATCTCAACGGCAACGGTGCAACGCGTTCTCAAAGACCCGCCGGCTCCTCCAACGTAAAATCGCAACCTTATATATGTGGTGTGACAAAAGCCTCCGAAAAAGCCGCCTCATAAATCTCACAAAATCAATGGCCGGATCTCAACGATCCGGCCGTGTCAAAACGTATACGTTGATTTACAGCGCTGCAGAGAAGACGGGGTGTCGACCCTGGCCTGGAGGATTTTTCAATCCTAGGGCGTTTTTCAGGAGGAATCGCGACAATCGCTCATAATCGGCCGTCAATGAGCGGTTTGGCCTGAACTCGAGAGCCGATTCCGAGACGGTCAGTGTCCAGGGCCAAGGTGCGATCGAAAAAGCCCTGCTTTATCAGAGCTCTCCGCGTTCCTTCGCCGCATTACTCGGTGTCAACCTGATTGAACCGCTTCGCGCTCAGGATTCCAACAAAGCTTGGTCGGTGTTGCAGAAAGACCAATACCCACAGGACGGCGGCGAGGATGCCTGGACCGATCGTTGCTGGTGCCATCGTGAAATGGAAGGCAAGGATGTTAAAGATTTCAGCAGCCAAGAGGACGAGCGCCAGCGGTACGAAGTATCCAGAGAGCAGAAGCAATCCCGCTACGAGTTGGACAGCGAAGAAGAAAGCGGAGAAGTGGGATGCAGAGATCGCGATGAAGAATTGCAAGGCTAACGGGTTCGGCGGCGGAGGCTGATGAATGAAGTTTAGGAAGCCGTTCAGTCCAAATACAGTGAACATGATGCCCAGCAGATAACGAGCGACAGTCTCTACGATTCTCACTGCACTCTTCCTGCCGAAGCCTTCGCCAAGGCTTGGGTGTCGATGTACTCCCGGATTTTTGTCAGTTTGCCATTTCGAACGGTGATGTCGAAGACCCAATCGTCCTTGAACGTCCTAGTGGTGGCCTTGATCTTCCCAGTAGCGACTCCAACGACCAAAACCCGGCCTACCTGCACCACGAATTCCGGAGGCTTCGGGAATATCATCTCTATTTCTTCGGCCGCCTTGCGCAGCACAGCCGCCACACCCGCGTGCCCACGATGCGTTCCAGCTAGCGGCCAGTCCTCGCCTGGGATGATCCACTCAATGCCTTCGTCAACCAGCGCCAGCAGTGCTTGCTTGTCGCCGCTCCCTATCGCTGCAAAGAAATTGTTTACAACCTGCACATTTTCTTCGTTGCTCATCGAATCTCTCCTCTCTGTCGTCAAGTGCGTCCGCATGAATGGAACCCTTCGCAATCATCTCTCTCGGCCGCAATCACGCAATCACAAACCGATTACTGCTGTTTCTTGAACACATCCTGAAAGATCAGGTGCCCCCAGGTGCCTCCGCGTGCGTGCACAAGCCATCCGCCCTCGTTCAGCTTGCCCAGCTTCACGGGTGCGAAGCCCAGCTCTTTAGCCACCTCCGCCACGGGAGCGACCGCATCGTCATCGTCGCTCGACAAAAACACCACCCGGTATCCTCCCTCGACCTTCGGATCGGTCGCCAGCTTGGCCGCACCCAGGTGATTGAAGCCCTTCACGAGCTTGGCGCCGGCGAACGACTTCGCTGCGAACGCTGACGACGGGAGACCGTCCAGCTCCTCAAGTGGGAGGGGAAATGAATTCATCGCGTCGATGATCGTCTTGCCCTCCCAACTCGGCAGCGCCTTCGCAATATTCCGATGCTCGCCGAACGGGACCGCCAGAAAGATGATGTCGGCCTTGAGCGCTTCCTCCAGCGATTTGGCAACAACCTTCGGCCCAATCGCACGAGCCTGGAGTTCCAGCTCCGCAGGCGAGCGGCGGCTTGCGACCGTCACGTCCATGTCCTTACGCGCAAATGCGTGGGCCAGCGCCTGGCCGATCTTGCCGAATCCTACAATGGCATAGTTCATAGTGTGTCTCCGATCTTGTGTGAGAACCAAAAGTTTGAGAAGCGTCGTCCCGCGACTGGCCGTCCTCGAAAGCCCGCCGCAGGACTCGCGATTAGACCTGCGCCATGCCGCCAGAGACGGCGAGCTCGACGCCGGTAATGTAAGAACTTTCATCAGAGGCGAAGAATGCAACTGCTGCCGCGATTTCTTCGGGCTTGCCTCTGCGGCCGAGCGGAACCTGTGAAGCGAATCCTGCTATCGCTTGTTCGAGCATTTCAGGGGGGATGCCAGCTTTCTCAAGTGCCTGAGTTTCGATTGGTCCGGGGCTTACCGCATTCACACGGATTTTGCGGTCTTTCAGTTCCACGGCCCAGGCACGCAAGAAACTGCGCACAGCCGCCTTAGCCGCGGCATAGACAGCAAAGGTCGGCAATCCCATTACGTTTGCGACCGAAGTATTCAGGATGATCGAGCCTCCATCTTTGAAGAGGGGAATGGCCTTCTGCACGGTGAAGAATGTTCCCTTCGCATTTAAATCGAAGGTTTTGTCGAAATGAGCTTCGGTAACCGCCCCAAGTGGTGCGACTTCACCCCAGCCGGCATTTGCGAAGAGTGCGTCGATGTGCCCGTGTTTCTCTTTCACGATGGCATAGAGCCGGTCCAAATCCTCCAGGCGCGTTATGTCGCCAGTGACCGTCGTGACGTTTCTCCCAATGATGGCTGCGGCCTCTTTCAGCTCTTTCTCGCGTCGACCGGTGATTACAACGTGCGCGCCTTCTTCAACGAAGCGCTTGGCTGTGGCTAACCCAATCCCGCTGTTTCCGCCTGTGATGACTGCAACTTTTCCGCCAAGCTTTCCCATACTTGCTCCTTTTCGTAATCGCATAACATCCGATACATGGGAGTAGATTCCTCATGAGACGGACGGGAACTGCCCAGGAGTCCAAAGATTTTGTCTATTCGTCCAAACAAGGAGGCCGCAATTGGACCCGATAACAGATGTCTTTCGCACGCTACACGTAACCGCTTTCGGTCAGCACAGGCTCGAAGCCACCGCCCCATGGGGACTCAAAGGTGGAGGAGCGGAGAACGAAGAGAAGGCACCAAATACCGGCAAGAATCGGCCACCGACAGAATTGGCGCACTTCGCCATGCTCTCGCGTGGCAATTGTTGGCTCAACGTTGAGGGCATTGCGGAGGCGATTCCGCTCACCGGTGGTGATTTCATCTTGCTCGCCCGTGACACCTCGATCGTCATGCGCGACAGCCCTCGCACATCGCCGAAATTGACTTTTCGTGAGGTCGCGGCCAAGGCCACGAGCAACGTAGCTCATTGCGGAGGCGGCGGCGCACCAACGACCATCGTGTGTGGGTCTCTTAGTTTCGACCGCGCCAGCCTGAAACCCATCACTCAGTTATTACCAAATTTCATTCTGATCAGGGCCGATCAGGCACGCACGTTCGCTCTTCACAACACTATGCAGTCTCTGGCGTCGGAGATGGCAGACCAGGTGCCAGGGTCTGAAATCGTCGCGACCCGCCTCGCCGAGGTTCTCTTTATCCAGGTGCTCCGGGCGTATATCGCGTCGGAACCGGAACGCAAACAAGGTTGGCTTCGCGCCGTTTTCGATCCTCCCATCGGCACTGCCCTGACTGCCTTTCACGATCGTGTCGGCGCGCCATGGACAGTCGAGTCTCTGTCCGAAGCAGCGGGCATGTCTCGTTCCGCATTCGCACTGCGTTTCAAAGATCTGCTCGGACAGACACCGTTGGAATACGTAACCGAGTGGCGGATGCAGAAGGCGATGCAGCTACTCGAACAACGTGACAAGAAGCACGTCGACGTTGCTCGATTAGTCGGTTACGAGTCCGATGCTGCATTCAGTAAGGCCTTCAAGCGGGTGGTTGGAGCCAGCCCAGGGGAATACCTCAAACGTGGATTGGAAGACCACAGTCGATCCCGATAAACACCGTTCTCGTCAGCTGTGATCTCGATGAGCGACAAACCGCCGTGTTACTCAACGACTCTCGCTCGTTAAGCCGCAAAACCCTCGTCCTAAGTTTGAAATTCTGGCGGGAGCGACGGGACTCGAACCCGCGGCCCCCTGCGTGACAGGGCAGAGGTGTGCGAGAAATTCAAAGTGGCTGTGAAACCGGCTGCTCGGACAAGTGATTGTTTCCGATTGAAGCGTTATAGCTTTCTCAACTTGCGCATAATCATCAAATCACTCGTCAACGGCAGATTAGTACCGGAATGTCGGCCAGTGTTCCGAAATTCCGACATTGCTGGCGAGTCACGAACGCAGGGCGCGATGCGCATTTAAATGGTCCCATTACGACTTGGGAACCTGAGCCGCAACCGTCATGATTCTTTTCGTTGTGATCTCCCCTCAATGAATGGGCGGCGGCGACAATGCATTCCAGGCTGCGTGGGAGTCCATGTAGTCTCTCCAATGCGAAATCTTCCGGTTCTCGATATGAATGATTGAGCAAAATCGATTGTTGTACTGTCCCCCTGTCGCGAGGACTGCTCCATGGACTTCATACTCGATGACGATTGCACTGCCTGCGTCCGTTGAGTGGACAACCAAGTTATCTGCGGATTGCAGGTGGATGATGCTGACGTAACCCCTGAACGCATTCATCAGGTTCGTCTGTCCCCGAATGACGCGAGGCCAGCCGAGATCATAGAGGACTTCGTAGATGGTGTCGTCGCTGACGGTGTCAAAGAAGTGTTTGCCATCCACAAGGTCACCCAGTGCACGCCGGACCAAACTGAAGTAGGGATCGGCTGCCTTATAGGCAGCGTATTTCCGAGAAGGCATTCTGGACTCTCCACTCACCCCACGATCTGCACGAGGTGACTTTGATATGTGAAGCTACTACTAAATAGGATGGCACTCCCGCATCAGTAGTGGGGTGCAACACATCTTGATTCTGAGAAGTGGGTTTCCTACCCCACCACAGATGTATCACCGGAACGAACTACTCCCCTTCGATTACGCTGATCAGAAGGCGCTTTGGGGATTAATCCCAACAACCGCGGATAATCTGCTGGCAATGAGAGCATCGTCCTGAAGTCAACAAATGAACTCAATGGCCCTTCTAAAGTGATTTTCATGTTCAGAAAACGGTCTCAGAAATATGTGAATAGCACAACGTTCACACTCAGGGAATAGAGAATTTCTGGTCGCTGCTTAAGAGGATACTTCGCGGCACCTATGTGGCTGTCGAACCGTTCCACTTGATCGCTATCTGCGGAGCAAGTTTTAAGATTTGGCAATCGCACGATCAAAGACAATCTCCTAAACGACGGGGATCGTTTCATGCTGGCAGCGTCGCAGATTTCAGGGAAGAGACAGGCTTATGCGGCGCTGACTGGCAAGGTGGCGCCCAGTTAGGACTGTGACTTTGCGGGGACGCACTTCCATCGCTTATAGCGAGAAACCTTTTCGGACTTCATTCGGTTCATGCGTTTCTGAGCCTCGGCTTTCGAAAAAGAAAGCGCCAAAGACAAAGCCTCGTAAATGTCCGATGTTCGGGCGACGGAGGCTTTTCGTTTTTAGGTGGTTCACTCATTTTGCCCTGCTAGGATTATGGCAACGAAAACAACGAAACACAAGTAAACAGAGAAGAGCGATTGCTGTGATAGCCGCGCCTTTGATCCAATCCGCCTCTAACCTCCCTTCAGATGCCTCAGCGTTGGAGAGATCCATCTCAGCTTTAGAAAGCTGCATATCGGCCTTGGATAAACGATCTGAAATGTTGGCAAGTTCGTCCGCATCTTGGGAACCTTGGAGTTGGGTTTTTACCGCATTAGTCGTAATTGGCGTCCTACTAGAATTCTGGGTCATTTGGCATGAGCATCGTGAAGACACAGAAACCTGGGCACTCACATTTTTAGGCGTAGACCGAACGCTTCGTCCCTCTCGCAACCGATTAATAGCCGAATATCTCAGCGTTGCACTGGTATCCGGAGGCATTATTGGCGAACTGATAGTCGGCGTAGAAATCGGCTTAATCAACAGCCAATTGCGCAGGATAGATGCGCAACTACGAACTAAAAGCGGGGACCTGCGATCAGATTCAGACCAGCTTGTCGCACTGGTGACCCAAGAGGCCGGAGACGCGAAACAATCCGCAATTGCAGCGGCAGATGGGGCCTCTGCGGCGTCAGCCTCAGCGACAAAACTCCGCGATGAAGTGGAGTACGAGGAACTGATTCTCGCAGCGAGGGCAGCGAATGTAGATTTCGAGCCAAGTATGTTCGATAAGCTCAGTCCCAAAGTTCTAAGAATCGTTTGGGTGTCAAGCATCTGCGGCGAAGGGAACGCAACTGCCTTGTTTGCGCAGAAGCTAGTTACAGTTCTGCGCAGGCGCGGTTGGTCTATCCCTGCCCCCGCTCCCTGCAGCACTCGTGGGGTATTTGTGCCCCCGGGAATTATGGTGTACAACAGATGGGTTTCGATGAAACGTGGAGTATTCGGCAATCCTTCTGAACAGACGTTTTTTACCTTGGTGCAAGACTTGTCGGACCAACATCCCGAACTCGACCGTAAACTCATAGAAAATATTGCGGCAGTTTCGCTGGCTTTTGGCGCAAACCTAGATAAAAAGGACATATACCCCCCAGTGCTCGGCAAAGATGGAATCGCTTTTGTGAT
It encodes:
- a CDS encoding NADPH-dependent F420 reductase; amino-acid sequence: MKVLTLPASSSPSLAAWRRSNRESCGGLSRTASRGTTLLKLLVLTQDRRHTMNYAIVGFGKIGQALAHAFARKDMDVTVASRRSPAELELQARAIGPKVVAKSLEEALKADIIFLAVPFGEHRNIAKALPSWEGKTIIDAMNSFPLPLEELDGLPSSAFAAKSFAGAKLVKGFNHLGAAKLATDPKVEGGYRVVFLSSDDDDAVAPVAEVAKELGFAPVKLGKLNEGGWLVHARGGTWGHLIFQDVFKKQQ
- a CDS encoding nuclear transport factor 2 family protein, which translates into the protein MSNEENVQVVNNFFAAIGSGDKQALLALVDEGIEWIIPGEDWPLAGTHRGHAGVAAVLRKAAEEIEMIFPKPPEFVVQVGRVLVVGVATGKIKATTRTFKDDWVFDITVRNGKLTKIREYIDTQALAKASAGRVQ
- a CDS encoding limonene-1,2-epoxide hydrolase codes for the protein MPSRKYAAYKAADPYFSLVRRALGDLVDGKHFFDTVSDDTIYEVLYDLGWPRVIRGQTNLMNAFRGYVSIIHLQSADNLVVHSTDAGSAIVIEYEVHGAVLATGGQYNNRFCSIIHIENRKISHWRDYMDSHAAWNALSPPPIH
- a CDS encoding plasmid partition protein ParG, yielding MRKIKKAEEPELKRMNLNVPIELHNAFKATTASQGLNMTDVLMEFIKDYVAKNSPKGRRK
- a CDS encoding AraC family transcriptional regulator; the protein is MDPITDVFRTLHVTAFGQHRLEATAPWGLKGGGAENEEKAPNTGKNRPPTELAHFAMLSRGNCWLNVEGIAEAIPLTGGDFILLARDTSIVMRDSPRTSPKLTFREVAAKATSNVAHCGGGGAPTTIVCGSLSFDRASLKPITQLLPNFILIRADQARTFALHNTMQSLASEMADQVPGSEIVATRLAEVLFIQVLRAYIASEPERKQGWLRAVFDPPIGTALTAFHDRVGAPWTVESLSEAAGMSRSAFALRFKDLLGQTPLEYVTEWRMQKAMQLLEQRDKKHVDVARLVGYESDAAFSKAFKRVVGASPGEYLKRGLEDHSRSR
- a CDS encoding glucose 1-dehydrogenase, with the protein product MGKLGGKVAVITGGNSGIGLATAKRFVEEGAHVVITGRREKELKEAAAIIGRNVTTVTGDITRLEDLDRLYAIVKEKHGHIDALFANAGWGEVAPLGAVTEAHFDKTFDLNAKGTFFTVQKAIPLFKDGGSIILNTSVANVMGLPTFAVYAAAKAAVRSFLRAWAVELKDRKIRVNAVSPGPIETQALEKAGIPPEMLEQAIAGFASQVPLGRRGKPEEIAAAVAFFASDESSYITGVELAVSGGMAQV
- a CDS encoding helix-turn-helix domain-containing protein, which encodes MKVAPISPAVFAEYRRYASARLFGRFIQGARLARGCSITELAPLACMESSDWEALEEGQWFPDTISHMQLILDALAMPWDAMAEMLLLCDPVWNTPGSVHYS
- a CDS encoding recombinase family protein, translating into MKRAVLYMRVSTVDQNPETQLHDLHQMAAQRGYEIVHEYVDRISGTKAKRPGLDQMMTDARRGRFDVVMVWACDRIARSTRHFLEVLDELSRIEVEFLSFRENIDTGGPLGRAIVVIIAAIAELERGLIVERVRAGMRRARLEGLRIGRAPLTLDREAIRRDRCHGRSIRAIAKEHGISTATVQRVLKDPPAPPT